The Lentisphaera araneosa HTCC2155 genome has a segment encoding these proteins:
- the radC gene encoding RadC family protein: MNKKIKDLAEFDRPRERMLQLGEAQLSESELLALIIGSGTREQSALGLAREILAHFDNSVFRLSRATLEDLETIHGVGPAKATSLRAVFALARKLVAEEAMEQFTIHRPESAAPYLIQLLAGKSKEEFHILLLDTKNRLMRSSQISIGLLDRSHVHPREVFREALRYGTAKIILAHNHPSGDPSPSPQDIECTKNLIEAGEILGVKVVDHLIIGHKLPGDSRQFVSLRQLGLVDF, encoded by the coding sequence ATGAATAAAAAAATAAAAGACTTAGCCGAATTTGATCGCCCCCGTGAGCGTATGCTGCAACTAGGTGAGGCACAACTCAGTGAATCAGAGTTACTCGCTCTTATAATCGGTAGTGGAACTCGAGAGCAATCCGCCTTGGGGCTTGCACGTGAAATTTTAGCTCACTTTGATAACTCTGTTTTTCGACTAAGTCGCGCCACACTTGAAGACTTGGAAACTATTCATGGCGTGGGCCCCGCCAAGGCCACGAGTTTGCGTGCCGTCTTCGCTCTGGCTCGCAAGCTGGTTGCAGAGGAAGCCATGGAGCAATTTACGATTCACCGACCAGAATCAGCTGCTCCTTATTTGATTCAACTTTTAGCGGGTAAAAGTAAAGAAGAATTCCATATTTTATTGCTCGATACTAAGAATCGACTTATGCGCTCCTCGCAAATCTCGATCGGTTTGCTCGATCGCTCTCATGTTCATCCGCGGGAAGTCTTTCGGGAAGCTCTTCGTTATGGTACGGCAAAAATCATCCTCGCGCACAACCATCCATCGGGGGACCCTTCACCCTCACCTCAAGATATAGAGTGTACCAAGAACCTCATTGAAGCGGGCGAAATCTTAGGTGTCAAAGTCGTTGATCACCTCATCATTGGTCACAAACTTCCAGGTGATAGTCGTCAATTTGTGAGCTTACGCCAATTAGGCTTAGTAGATTTTTAA
- a CDS encoding ISNCY-like element ISLar6 family transposase, with amino-acid sequence MNDTLFSEYFIGELQQTAGILSGPLKIAGEIILLPEFEGIRKAIESDQFQLSMDRAATKNREFKNGNTKKHPPAELVVALFIARHFYNNCYGERGYSMLCENSSLHQFIGRLGIGKFPSRNTIHEQISALSEHTLTLFHQAILNCVKACDLDDFSAVIIDSTAIKADSSWPVDSALLKNLSCKVMKNIQKVHDKLPCLERRGIPLKRLQNYCDDMSKLDFVISMFKGKKGAKKMRYKSYTQELLPRCRKFITRLEKVLPKIKQHCSSIKSSMLDEDFSRFIDKVLMVEHRFKMAPEDYDAKTARKIYSMSDDDAAFIKKGGRETVFGYRPNFAFSANGFLTSFILESGNTSDSKVFADCLVENKKMTGESAMMVSVDDGYSSATNLDYAIEQGVELVSISGSKGKKLLGEEIYESENYQLARNIRSISEAGISKMKNYHNLERFTVCGLKRVRQETLISTIGFNLERLYQLLSQIELQVAA; translated from the coding sequence ATGAACGATACTCTTTTTTCCGAATATTTCATCGGGGAACTACAACAAACGGCAGGAATTTTAAGCGGTCCGCTGAAGATTGCGGGGGAAATCATACTTCTTCCTGAATTTGAAGGGATCCGAAAAGCGATTGAGAGTGATCAATTCCAGTTGAGTATGGATAGGGCCGCTACTAAAAATCGCGAATTTAAAAATGGCAATACCAAAAAGCATCCACCAGCGGAATTAGTGGTTGCCTTGTTCATAGCCCGTCACTTTTATAATAATTGTTACGGGGAACGCGGCTATAGCATGTTATGTGAGAACAGTTCATTACATCAATTTATCGGGCGCCTAGGCATCGGGAAGTTCCCTTCACGCAATACGATTCATGAACAGATTTCTGCACTTTCTGAACATACCCTTACACTTTTTCATCAAGCTATTTTGAACTGTGTCAAAGCATGTGACTTAGATGATTTCTCAGCAGTAATCATTGATTCCACAGCCATCAAAGCCGATTCGTCCTGGCCGGTTGATAGTGCATTACTGAAGAACCTTAGTTGTAAAGTTATGAAAAATATTCAGAAAGTACATGATAAGCTCCCTTGCCTTGAACGTAGAGGAATCCCTCTCAAACGTCTACAGAATTACTGTGATGATATGAGTAAATTGGATTTTGTGATTTCGATGTTTAAAGGGAAGAAAGGAGCCAAGAAAATGAGGTATAAGTCTTATACACAAGAACTTTTGCCGAGGTGTCGAAAATTTATAACACGCCTGGAAAAGGTTCTACCTAAAATCAAACAGCACTGTAGCAGTATAAAGTCCTCGATGCTTGATGAAGATTTTTCTCGCTTTATTGATAAAGTTTTGATGGTTGAGCACCGCTTTAAGATGGCTCCTGAGGACTACGATGCCAAGACGGCAAGAAAAATTTACAGTATGAGTGATGACGACGCTGCCTTTATCAAAAAAGGCGGTCGTGAAACAGTTTTTGGTTATCGTCCAAACTTTGCTTTTAGTGCCAATGGTTTTCTGACTTCTTTCATTTTGGAATCTGGAAATACCAGTGACAGTAAAGTCTTTGCAGATTGCCTTGTGGAAAATAAAAAAATGACTGGAGAATCCGCTATGATGGTCAGTGTTGATGATGGATATAGCTCTGCAACGAATTTGGATTACGCCATAGAACAGGGAGTGGAATTAGTCAGTATCAGCGGTTCAAAGGGCAAGAAGCTTCTGGGAGAAGAAATTTATGAAAGTGAAAACTATCAGCTGGCGAGAAACATCCGCTCAATCTCTGAAGCGGGGATTTCAAAGATGAAGAACTATCACAATCTTGAGAGGTTTACCGTTTGTGGCTTAAAGAGAGTTCGACAGGAAACGCTCATAAGCACTATAGGGTTCAACTTGGAGAGACTCTACCAGTTATTATCTCAAATCGAACTTCAAGTTGCTGCGTAG
- a CDS encoding alkaline phosphatase family protein yields MIKQIFTCALVASIFTSFAAEKKPKLVLQITVDQLRADLPLRYMHNFKDGGFRYLYEEGTVYTDAHHPHANTETIVGHTTLATGATPSVHGMIGNVWVDRATGKTTYNIEDPNYHLLSKNADVDQKNEIDPTQKAASTDGRSPMGILSTTFSDELAIFTKGQSKVFGVSVKDRGAVSMAGHAGKAYWFSKKAGSFVTSNYYQEKYPAWLETWNSSGILDKYKGQSWTLSKDKSEYELAHMDDVPWETDLAGFGKKFPHPWKEGKYFTTLLTLSPAGDELTLNFAKELMKQEKVGQDNVTDYLSVSFSSTDYVGHIFGPSSLEMEDNLYQLDGFIANLLEYVDDTVGLENTLVVLSSDHGAPEVPGYLNSLKIPAKFIHPCEWPNDSAIKSLEKEFDIKTKLIEKYQHPYVYFSKEVYSRSDKERLAIEKAAVDYLTKINGVNLAISSRALENNALPNTAIHKAVLNNFHPERSGDIYIVFDSNCFINDFDGLEVACTHGSPWAYDTHVPLIFAGFGIDDQKVPRRVSTCDLALTLSNIIGCRPPSGSVANVLEEVLED; encoded by the coding sequence ATGATCAAACAAATTTTTACTTGTGCTCTAGTCGCAAGTATTTTCACTAGCTTCGCTGCGGAGAAAAAACCTAAACTAGTTTTACAAATTACTGTTGATCAATTGCGTGCCGACTTACCGCTGCGCTACATGCATAATTTCAAGGATGGGGGCTTTCGCTACCTCTATGAAGAGGGCACAGTTTACACCGATGCTCATCATCCCCATGCGAATACCGAGACAATTGTCGGACATACAACTTTAGCGACTGGGGCGACGCCCTCAGTCCATGGCATGATCGGCAATGTATGGGTCGACCGCGCCACGGGAAAAACCACATATAATATAGAAGACCCCAACTACCACTTGCTCAGTAAAAATGCCGATGTGGATCAAAAAAATGAAATTGATCCCACCCAAAAAGCTGCCAGTACCGATGGACGCTCACCCATGGGGATTTTATCCACTACCTTTAGTGACGAACTCGCCATTTTCACCAAGGGTCAATCAAAAGTTTTTGGTGTATCGGTAAAAGATAGAGGCGCTGTTTCTATGGCTGGTCACGCAGGAAAAGCTTATTGGTTTTCTAAAAAAGCGGGATCATTTGTGACTTCTAATTACTACCAAGAGAAATACCCTGCTTGGCTTGAAACATGGAATAGCTCAGGAATTCTCGATAAATACAAGGGGCAATCTTGGACTCTAAGTAAAGACAAAAGCGAGTATGAACTGGCGCATATGGATGACGTTCCTTGGGAAACTGATTTAGCGGGCTTTGGCAAAAAATTTCCTCACCCTTGGAAAGAAGGTAAATACTTTACAACGCTACTCACATTAAGTCCCGCTGGTGATGAGCTGACTTTGAACTTTGCCAAAGAACTCATGAAGCAGGAAAAAGTAGGACAAGATAATGTTACCGATTATCTCTCGGTCAGTTTTTCCTCAACTGATTACGTCGGTCATATTTTTGGACCTTCGAGTCTAGAGATGGAAGATAACCTCTATCAACTGGATGGCTTTATCGCCAACTTACTTGAATATGTCGACGATACAGTGGGTCTCGAAAATACACTTGTGGTCTTATCTTCTGATCATGGAGCTCCAGAAGTTCCCGGCTACCTCAATAGCCTCAAGATACCCGCCAAGTTTATTCACCCTTGCGAATGGCCAAATGATAGTGCTATCAAAAGCCTTGAGAAAGAGTTCGATATCAAAACTAAGCTCATCGAAAAGTACCAACATCCCTATGTATATTTTTCTAAAGAAGTCTACTCAAGAAGCGATAAAGAACGCTTAGCCATCGAAAAAGCTGCGGTGGATTACCTGACCAAAATTAATGGCGTCAACCTAGCTATCTCGAGCCGTGCTCTCGAGAATAATGCTCTACCTAATACTGCCATTCATAAAGCCGTGCTCAATAATTTTCATCCCGAAAGATCGGGAGATATCTACATCGTTTTTGACTCCAATTGCTTCATCAATGATTTTGATGGTTTAGAAGTTGCCTGCACTCACGGGTCTCCCTGGGCCTACGATACTCATGTGCCACTTATCTTTGCCGGCTTTGGTATTGACGATCAAAAAGTTCCCCGTCGCGTCAGCACCTGTGACTTAGCACTGACGCTCTCAAATATCATTGGTTGCCGTCCGCCATCTGGCTCAGTGGCCAATGTCTTGGAAGAAGTCTTAGAAGATTAA
- the ltrA gene encoding group II intron reverse transcriptase/maturase, with amino-acid sequence MSEMAKQILGRDERFVEIQAWASPSVWTDQMLKTLHRGVERGKWYSLSDKLMRKNNIMEAWEKVCSNKGSHGVDMISTKRYESELEHNNAKLLEELQDGRYDPSAVRRVEIPKGDGRKTRPLGIPTVRDRVVQTALKHVIEPIFDIDFSPYSFGFRPKLGCKDALRRVNELLKQGYLYVMDADIQSYFDTIPHEKLMSRVKEKIIDGKILGLIEQFLKANIFDGLKNWEPEEGTPQGGIISPLLANIYLDPFDHKMTEAGFEIVRYADDFLIMCKSKESAKRALRKTRRWMKANGLKLHPEKTRIADMTEKCEYFEFLGYHFERTRNTHSIKRWPRKQSLKKCKDAIRKKTRRSNKDSIEDIIAYLRPNLVGWYQYFKHSTVYAMRGIDEFTRRRLRSILAKHHRKKGSHRMIDTRKYNKAYFTDLGFFSLEEAWKLEFQSLRSKH; translated from the coding sequence ATGTCAGAAATGGCTAAACAAATATTAGGACGAGATGAACGCTTTGTGGAAATACAAGCGTGGGCGTCACCTTCTGTCTGGACGGATCAGATGCTGAAAACTCTTCATAGAGGAGTTGAAAGAGGTAAATGGTACAGCTTATCCGATAAGTTGATGCGTAAGAATAATATCATGGAAGCTTGGGAAAAAGTCTGCTCAAATAAGGGCTCACATGGAGTGGATATGATATCAACTAAACGCTACGAGTCAGAGTTAGAACATAATAACGCTAAGCTTCTCGAAGAACTGCAAGATGGAAGGTATGATCCCAGTGCAGTGCGCCGAGTGGAAATCCCAAAAGGTGATGGTCGAAAGACCAGACCTTTGGGAATACCCACAGTGCGTGATCGAGTAGTTCAAACAGCTCTGAAACATGTGATAGAGCCGATATTTGATATCGACTTCTCGCCCTACAGTTTTGGATTTCGTCCAAAGCTGGGTTGCAAGGATGCACTTAGACGAGTGAATGAATTGTTAAAGCAGGGCTATCTCTATGTTATGGATGCCGACATCCAAAGCTACTTCGATACTATACCACATGAGAAACTCATGAGTCGAGTCAAGGAAAAGATCATTGATGGTAAAATTCTTGGCTTGATCGAACAATTCCTCAAAGCCAATATCTTTGATGGTCTCAAGAATTGGGAACCTGAAGAAGGTACACCGCAGGGAGGAATTATCAGTCCTCTGTTAGCAAATATCTATCTTGATCCCTTTGATCACAAGATGACCGAGGCTGGATTTGAGATAGTGCGCTATGCAGACGATTTCCTGATCATGTGTAAAAGTAAAGAATCGGCCAAAAGGGCATTGCGCAAAACGCGAAGGTGGATGAAAGCCAATGGGCTAAAACTTCATCCAGAAAAGACGCGAATTGCCGACATGACAGAGAAGTGCGAGTACTTCGAGTTTCTCGGATACCATTTCGAGAGAACGCGAAATACCCATAGTATTAAACGTTGGCCAAGGAAGCAGAGCCTGAAGAAATGCAAAGATGCCATACGCAAGAAAACGAGGAGAAGCAATAAGGACTCAATAGAGGACATAATTGCTTACCTTCGGCCAAATCTTGTCGGATGGTATCAATACTTCAAGCACTCCACTGTGTATGCAATGCGAGGTATAGATGAATTTACACGCAGAAGACTGCGTAGTATTCTGGCTAAGCATCATCGCAAGAAAGGTTCTCATCGCATGATTGATACTCGTAAATACAATAAAGCCTACTTTACAGATCTAGGCTTCTTTTCACTGGAGGAAGCCTGGAAACTGGAATTTCAGTCTCTTCGGAGTAAGCACTGA
- the gltS gene encoding sodium/glutamate symporter: MTSASNQLELAGTQIIVLAIAVLYLGERINKKWKFLERNSIPSPVTGGLIFSLFTACLHYFGDYKVSFDLDLRDTLLLVFFSTIGLNAKIKSLITGGKGLVIMIFACSLFLIVQDILGLIMAYIAGAHPGFGLLGGSISFAGGHGTAIAWGEEATKAGLEGAAEFGLACATFGLVVGGLIGSPIANRLIKKHQLSPKDEKVASANDFSVSSEANSPLHKLTVNDAIGTIFSLGLCLGLGDSVNRYLFTHDIKLPGFLTAMLVGIILTNSADHFKIKMSQPAIDLISGLSLQLFLTMSLMSMDLLSLMESASFLLFIVLGQGLLITLFAVHIVFRLMGKDYDAAVIAGGFMGLGLGATPVAIANMDAIMRKFGHSQKALIIVPLTGAFFIDIMNVLIIKFFIALPIFQAG, translated from the coding sequence ATGACTTCAGCTTCTAACCAGCTAGAGCTTGCCGGGACACAAATCATTGTTCTCGCAATTGCAGTGCTCTATCTCGGTGAACGAATTAATAAAAAATGGAAGTTCTTAGAAAGAAATAGCATCCCTTCACCTGTGACAGGCGGGCTTATTTTTAGCCTGTTCACCGCCTGTTTACACTACTTCGGTGATTACAAAGTAAGTTTTGACCTCGACTTACGCGATACACTCTTACTCGTTTTCTTTAGTACCATTGGCTTAAACGCCAAAATCAAAAGCCTTATTACTGGAGGAAAGGGCTTAGTTATTATGATATTTGCTTGCTCCCTATTTTTGATTGTTCAAGATATATTAGGCTTGATCATGGCTTACATAGCTGGGGCCCACCCAGGCTTTGGTTTATTGGGAGGAAGTATTTCCTTTGCCGGCGGACATGGTACGGCGATTGCTTGGGGAGAAGAAGCCACTAAAGCCGGCCTCGAAGGAGCCGCTGAATTCGGCTTAGCTTGTGCCACCTTTGGCTTAGTTGTTGGAGGACTTATCGGCAGCCCCATCGCCAATCGTCTTATCAAAAAACATCAACTGAGTCCCAAAGATGAAAAAGTGGCTTCTGCTAATGACTTCTCAGTGAGCTCTGAAGCAAACTCACCTCTCCATAAGCTCACTGTCAACGATGCTATCGGCACTATCTTTTCTCTAGGCCTATGCCTAGGTTTGGGTGACTCCGTGAATCGCTATCTATTTACTCACGATATTAAATTACCTGGCTTTTTAACTGCTATGCTCGTTGGTATTATCCTGACCAATAGCGCCGACCACTTTAAAATAAAAATGAGTCAGCCAGCCATTGATCTAATTAGTGGTCTATCACTGCAACTTTTCTTAACTATGAGCTTAATGAGTATGGATCTTCTTTCTCTCATGGAATCAGCTAGCTTTCTCTTGTTTATTGTCCTCGGTCAGGGTCTACTCATCACCTTGTTTGCCGTGCATATTGTCTTTCGCCTCATGGGTAAAGATTATGATGCTGCCGTTATTGCGGGAGGCTTCATGGGACTTGGTCTCGGTGCCACACCTGTTGCCATCGCCAATATGGATGCGATTATGAGAAAATTCGGCCATTCGCAAAAAGCGCTGATTATTGTACCTCTGACTGGGGCCTTTTTTATCGATATCATGAATGTCTTGATTATTAAATTTTTTATTGCACTCCCCATCTTCCAGGCAGGCTGA
- a CDS encoding mechanosensitive ion channel domain-containing protein has protein sequence MKQKSRNSFWAYFSCLICLTYTLFSQVTASSDSQADLLRFKEQASALEKNKDTLNAKEQQELQGLEKVIKLIEEGLSIEQEIKKLEEDIKLAPQVQKEFEEKLAKFKPLEVDKKRLDKLPLDELEVIYKKHNEQGIKLKKDLDLSSQDLIKSQQLRDSVQDKILKNVDRLGLLNKKSSDPGKEKQASRLLVKYEILKIDTENRLLRLQQSSFSTINKRRNAQKSLLDTQYSNYERIDKFWSEYILKRRAQEVRKKEQVAIAESKEMVAESPEIKLVFDKNIALLKKLKELNQLRASVNQELKLKNEKFEALKSNFTDTKDMLSRRILNEVVGVALRQKFAILDEFNQLKNSEDKSLVIMSDLERDILDWRQELKGLNNIPQLTEDLLASSKNPDKKLQEKILQTYSDQRNHIIQIQDASQLYFDKIHALHALNEQINLEVDAYKTYIKGHLFWIPSSQELKLTNFTKLNEDFQATSKVLSWDDIKKRYQSSWNSYQNTHRNFLFGLILLIAFRVYYLRKVVPKVSDEINKNKNFSYTLKLFFTTIALSLVVPWILYYFSFALVPGANASSEVTINISHSFKALSFFYFFSIFFTHSMRPKGLGIKAFTWDKELCNGYYKLIRVWLYLVAPFVFLGQLSNKVYDEHIDNISKFGIIGNIAVVLCVCLYCFVKRNDFLPSSSENPRANKLLKLAYFSSIIVMVSILILAFRGYFYSAFVLKNLIVQMGVHCIVIFFVSSLINCYLLTKRQKLAELSVRKKLAIQETEKLQLQHEVLLEQEEKKLENEMSETRRGFSSLIKIVFFTGVFYIWQVFFPALNILDQYPLWNQTVMDNETSTIVQITVKNLLIVFIFVIATFYCSSALPNILKVFILNKLSFDQGQKFTIVTILQYIIFTVGLFYSFEKLGLNWSELQWLVAALSVGLGFGLQEIVANFVSGLIVLFERPYRVGDIVTVGQTSGTVSKIQIRATTIRDWDRRELIIPNKSFITGEFINWSLSDSISRVVIELSVALDSDVKEVHQILKDLGDNHENTLDDPAPQVFMTNMTRDGFNFDLRVFVPASKYRLSTKDQLLSAIHQKFTESGIKMAKPGYTVELQNGQHSGSLMTPQGKL, from the coding sequence ATGAAGCAAAAATCACGAAACTCATTTTGGGCTTATTTTAGCTGCCTCATCTGCTTGACTTATACACTGTTTTCACAGGTGACTGCAAGTTCTGATAGTCAAGCAGATCTACTGCGCTTCAAAGAACAAGCTTCTGCACTCGAAAAAAATAAAGACACTCTTAATGCCAAAGAGCAGCAAGAACTCCAAGGTCTCGAGAAAGTGATTAAGCTCATCGAGGAGGGGCTCAGCATAGAGCAGGAAATCAAGAAACTTGAAGAAGATATAAAATTGGCTCCTCAAGTCCAAAAAGAGTTCGAAGAAAAACTCGCTAAATTCAAGCCGCTTGAGGTCGATAAAAAAAGACTCGATAAATTGCCGCTTGATGAACTCGAAGTCATTTACAAAAAACATAATGAACAAGGCATTAAGCTTAAAAAAGACCTCGACCTAAGTTCCCAAGACTTAATTAAGAGTCAGCAATTACGCGACTCTGTCCAAGATAAAATCTTGAAAAATGTCGATCGTCTAGGGCTTCTCAACAAGAAAAGTTCCGATCCAGGAAAAGAAAAGCAAGCCAGTCGACTCTTAGTAAAATATGAGATTTTAAAGATCGATACAGAAAACCGCTTATTACGACTGCAACAAAGTTCCTTTTCCACCATCAATAAACGCCGCAATGCTCAAAAATCCCTGCTTGATACCCAGTATTCAAACTATGAACGAATTGATAAATTCTGGAGCGAATACATCCTCAAGCGCCGAGCTCAAGAAGTGCGAAAAAAAGAACAGGTCGCCATTGCTGAATCGAAAGAAATGGTCGCTGAATCTCCTGAGATCAAACTTGTCTTTGATAAGAACATTGCTCTCCTGAAAAAACTTAAAGAACTCAATCAGCTTCGCGCGAGTGTGAATCAAGAACTTAAACTAAAGAATGAAAAATTCGAAGCACTAAAGAGCAATTTCACCGATACCAAGGATATGCTTTCCCGTCGAATCCTCAACGAAGTTGTGGGAGTCGCTCTACGCCAGAAATTTGCGATCTTGGATGAATTCAATCAGCTTAAGAATTCAGAAGATAAAAGCCTCGTTATTATGTCTGATTTAGAACGCGATATACTTGATTGGAGACAGGAATTAAAGGGACTCAATAATATTCCACAGCTCACAGAAGATTTGCTGGCAAGCTCGAAGAACCCCGATAAAAAGCTACAGGAAAAAATCTTACAAACTTACTCAGACCAACGCAATCATATCATTCAAATACAAGATGCTAGTCAACTCTACTTTGACAAAATTCATGCTTTGCATGCGCTCAACGAACAAATTAATTTAGAAGTTGATGCTTACAAGACTTATATCAAAGGTCACCTCTTTTGGATCCCCAGTTCACAGGAACTTAAACTCACTAACTTCACCAAGCTTAATGAAGATTTCCAAGCCACTTCAAAAGTTCTTTCATGGGATGATATCAAAAAGCGTTATCAAAGTTCATGGAACTCGTATCAAAATACCCATCGAAATTTTCTATTTGGTTTAATTTTACTCATTGCTTTTCGAGTTTATTATCTTAGAAAAGTTGTTCCTAAAGTCAGTGATGAAATTAACAAAAATAAGAATTTTTCTTATACACTTAAGTTATTTTTCACCACCATTGCTCTGAGTTTAGTTGTCCCTTGGATTCTGTATTACTTTTCATTTGCACTCGTTCCAGGAGCTAATGCAAGTAGTGAAGTTACCATTAATATTTCCCATAGCTTTAAAGCCTTATCTTTCTTCTATTTTTTCTCGATTTTCTTTACCCACTCAATGCGACCTAAAGGTCTTGGGATAAAAGCTTTTACTTGGGATAAAGAACTTTGTAATGGTTACTATAAGCTCATTCGCGTTTGGCTTTATTTAGTCGCTCCCTTTGTCTTTTTGGGGCAACTATCCAATAAAGTTTACGATGAACATATAGATAATATTTCTAAATTTGGCATAATTGGAAATATCGCAGTTGTCCTTTGTGTTTGCTTATATTGTTTTGTAAAAAGAAATGATTTTTTGCCGAGTTCTTCAGAAAATCCTCGAGCCAATAAGTTGCTTAAATTGGCCTACTTTTCATCGATAATCGTCATGGTCTCGATTCTCATACTCGCCTTTCGAGGTTACTTCTATTCTGCATTTGTCTTGAAAAATCTTATCGTGCAAATGGGTGTTCATTGCATAGTGATCTTTTTCGTGAGTTCTTTGATAAATTGCTATTTACTCACCAAAAGACAAAAACTTGCTGAACTTAGTGTACGGAAAAAACTTGCGATTCAGGAAACGGAAAAACTTCAACTTCAGCACGAAGTCTTGTTGGAGCAAGAAGAAAAGAAACTTGAAAATGAAATGAGTGAAACCCGTCGGGGTTTCTCAAGCCTTATAAAAATCGTCTTTTTTACAGGTGTTTTCTACATCTGGCAAGTTTTTTTCCCCGCTTTAAATATCCTCGATCAATATCCACTTTGGAACCAAACGGTCATGGATAATGAAACTTCAACTATTGTTCAAATCACCGTTAAGAACTTGCTAATTGTCTTTATCTTTGTCATCGCAACTTTTTACTGTTCCAGTGCACTGCCAAATATTCTCAAAGTATTTATCCTCAATAAGCTCTCTTTTGATCAAGGACAGAAATTTACAATTGTTACCATCCTTCAGTACATTATTTTTACTGTGGGTCTTTTCTATTCTTTTGAAAAGCTGGGGTTAAACTGGTCTGAATTGCAATGGCTCGTTGCTGCACTGAGTGTGGGTTTAGGTTTTGGTCTCCAGGAAATTGTCGCCAACTTCGTATCCGGCCTCATTGTCTTATTCGAACGTCCCTACCGCGTAGGCGACATTGTCACTGTCGGTCAAACGAGCGGAACTGTGTCGAAGATTCAAATACGAGCAACCACCATCCGTGACTGGGATAGACGCGAGCTCATTATCCCCAATAAGAGCTTTATTACTGGTGAATTCATTAACTGGTCGCTATCTGATTCCATCAGCCGTGTGGTCATTGAACTTTCGGTTGCCTTAGATTCAGATGTTAAAGAAGTCCATCAGATCCTTAAAGACCTGGGCGATAATCACGAAAACACTCTTGATGACCCCGCACCTCAAGTTTTCATGACGAATATGACCCGTGATGGCTTTAACTTTGATTTACGTGTCTTTGTACCTGCCAGTAAATACCGCCTCAGCACCAAAGACCAACTCCTTTCAGCCATCCATCAAAAATTTACTGAAAGTGGCATTAAGATGGCGAAACCCGGATATACAGTCGAATTACAAAATGGACAACATTCAGGCTCTCTCATGACTCCACAAGGCAAACTTTAA
- a CDS encoding Hpt domain-containing protein, which yields MIEFETLNVEQGVRYTNDNLDLYKTILVSFYEDYKDAFIKLTQLSNNDLESCHILAHSLKGTTAIIGSEQLPPLFYAIETAAKENSTELATCIEAVKEPFSAMINELKAKGFSE from the coding sequence ATGATCGAATTTGAAACACTAAATGTCGAGCAGGGCGTTCGTTACACCAATGATAACTTAGATTTATATAAGACGATTCTAGTAAGCTTCTATGAGGATTATAAAGATGCTTTTATTAAATTAACTCAGCTTAGTAATAATGATTTAGAGAGTTGCCATATCTTAGCTCATTCCTTAAAGGGTACTACGGCAATTATTGGAAGTGAGCAACTGCCGCCTCTTTTTTATGCTATAGAGACTGCAGCAAAAGAGAATTCTACGGAATTAGCGACTTGTATTGAAGCAGTGAAAGAGCCTTTTTCAGCTATGATCAATGAATTAAAAGCCAAAGGTTTTAGCGAATAA